TTAATTGGATAACGTATTCACCTGTGTCGTTTTTGTTGAAGGATGCGACGGATACCGTAAGGAGTCTATTTTTGTCAAACCGAACCAACACGGACTCCGTTTCACCCGCAGGTTTCTGATCAACTTCATGAATGAGTTCCCCGGTATTCGCGTCATGAATAAATAGGATCTGATCAAGTTCATCCGTTCTTACTTCAACTTTTAAGTTGGTGTCGGCGGAGAGTTCAGTGAGGAAAGTATCGGCAAAATGATTTCTGCGTTTGTAGCTATGGTCTTCCGTGGTCAGATAGCCGATGTGGGGATCAAATGTATTTAGATCAATGAGGTCGCCAACATGATCCACACGAATCTCGAAGCGTTGGGGCAGAGTCCAGTCGAGTGACGAAACTCTGAGCAGGTATTGTTTTCCTTCCTCGGGCCAAAATGTATGACTGAAGGGATAAGTTTGGCTGTCCGGATGTCCGGATTCAGAACAAGCAAAAATTTGTTTTCCTGTTTCGAGTTCCACCACCTCGATGGAAAATGGCTGTTGAATGTTTGACTCCGCCGTTATTCGTATGGGCCTCAGCGAGTCCAACATATCGATTATGTAATCGTAGCGGGTAAGTCCGTATGCTTCTATTCCATGGTTAAAAAGCCCCTTCACTGTGGAGCCTACGCGGATAGTATGTGGCCCATGGATGATTCCACGATTGTCTTCATGCCCAATCCTGTAAAAGCCTTTCTCATCATTGCGCGATGCTATCGGAATATGGTACTCACTCAGGTTTGAATCGGGAATTATCTCTTTTGTAATGCCGTCGTGTTCCACTTCGACATTGGACCATTCATTCAAATCCCTGGACCATTCCCGTCGCAAATTGATAGGTGGAACACTTGTTCGCAGGCGAAGTTTTCCCCGGACCGTACTATCTTCACTGGAGTTGCTACTTGCCAATTGAGCTTGTTGGTGGTCGATGACTGTCGGGTCTAGTCCCAGTATGTATTCCATGAGTGGTCTGTGCTCGTCTCCTTCGTTGTAGATGAGGTCGGGTAGGTCGTATTCTTTAGCCCAACTTAAGAAGTCGTTCTGCAAGATGTCATTTATCCATTTGAGGTGAGTTGATACTCGTGCGTAAGCCGAAATGGGATTTTCCGGTTTGTCACATCCTGCTCCGAAATTGGATATCCCAATCTGCTCCCACCGGTCTAGCTCGTAATTGTAGGAAAGTAAGGGGCCACCACTGTCACCTGAGCCACTGGAATAATAGGGTTCAAAATTTCCGGCTGTAATCATATTGTCGTGGACTCTTCCGTCGTAGTATTCTGGCAAATTGGCAAACTCCAGGCTAACGATGTTCATATCTACCTGCTGGAGTTTTAAGGTATCCCGTGGGACACGGAAGTCCGTGTTTGTTAATCCCCATCCAACAAGGCGTGCTGTGGTTCCGGGTAATTCGAGTTGCGGATCGGAAGACAAATGGATCTTGGTAATTGAATCGGGAAGTGGTTCTCTTAGTTGAACCAAAGCAATGTCGTTATCCTTGGTGTAATTATTGATATAGTCTGGATGGATGAGGATAGTTTTGGGGTAAAATACCAGGGCGGTTGCCTCGTTCTCGAGGTCGGCAGTTCCGAATACAATTTTAAAATTCTCGGGTGTAATCGTATCGTCCACACAATGACCTGCTGTCATTATCCAATAGGGCGAAATTGCGGTAGCGCCGCAAAATTGCCGAGTATTTCCTTCGGAGCTGCTAAAAACAAGCGCCCCCATCCATGGGTATTCTGCTATGGCTGCATCAACCCCACCTACCACCTCTTTAGTAGCGTCGCCTGGTCCAGACGAAGGTGACTCAATGCCTCCTAACGGGCTAAGCAGTAATACCATTGGCAAGGTTGCCAGGACGGTAAAAAATCGGTTTTTCATTCGAGGGGTAGGGTAGTTGGAACGTTCATGGGAAATCGGAAATCCTTCAAGGCAATTCAATTTATAAAATGTATCCAAGACAATCGGACCAAGAATCACTGGATCGCCCGAATAAAGCTGCAATCACATTTTGACTTTGGTTATCAGAACTTGCACAAATCCAGTTATGCAAATCTTACCTTTGGTCTCGCGGATATGTCTCTTAACCCTGGTTTGTTCTATTTTTCTAAAGGCCGCCGACGACTATGTCCTGGGTCCCGATTCCATGAAACAGGCCGGCGTTCCCGAAGGGTCAATTGAAAAGCTGTTTTTCAACGACAGTAAGATTTATCCCGGAACCGAACGGGATTGGTGGATTTATGTGCCGGCGCAGTATGACCCGTCAAAACCGGCTTGTTTAATGGTTTGGCAAGATGGGGGCAGTCGAGTTACTCGCGACGGACAATGGCGAGTGCCGGTGGTGTTCGATAATTTGATTCACAAGGGCGATATGCCGGTAACTATTGGTGTCTTTATTAATCCCGGCGTTGTTCCAGCACCTCACGAGAATGCTGAGGCTCGGTACAACCGAAGTTTTGAGTACGACGGGATGGGAGATCGTTACGCACGTTTCTTGATTGAGGAAATGATTCCTCAAGTCGAAGCGAAATATAACATTAGCAAAGATCCGAACGATCGCGGTATCGCCGGGTCTAGCTCCGGAGCAATTGCTGCCTTCGGAGTCGCCTGGAACAGACCGGATGCCTTTCGTCGTGTTTTTAGTACTGTTGGGACTTACGTCGGTCTTAGAGGTGGGGATGAGTACGCGACACTAATAAGAAAGACGGAGCCGAAGCCGTTACGTATATTTCTGCAGGACGGAAGTAATGATCTGAATATCTACGCTGGCGGCTGGTGGGAGGCCAATCTGGATATGTTAGCTTCTTTGAAATTCTCAGGATACGAAGTGACTAATGCCTGGGGCGACGGAGGCCACAACTCCAAGCACGGTGGTTCCATTCTTCCCGATGCATTGCGGTGGCTTTGGAAAAATTATCCCAGCCCGATTAAAGCCGGAAACACAGAGAACCGCCGCACCCATATTTTGATTGAAGGAGAGGACTGGGAACTCGTCAGCGAGGGCCATCAATTCACGGAGGGGCCCGCAACAAATACCAAGGGTGAAGTCTTTTTTACGGATCTGCGTACGAGCGAAATATTTAAGGTCGATCTGGAGGGCAAAGTATCCCTGTTTGCATCGGAAACAGGTAATGCCAATGGCCTCATGTTTGGTGCAGACGGCAGACTCTATGCATGCGCCAATGGCAAAAAGGAGATTGTGGCCTACACCATGGACGGTAAAGCAACCACCATTGTAAAGGGATACCCGAGCAATGACATCGTTGTTTTGCCCAATGGCGGATATTTTACATCACCTGGCGAAAAGAAAGTTTACCACTTCACCTTTGATGGAGAGGTTAAAGTCGTAGACGAGGGGATCGAGCAGCCGAACGGCATTATGGTTTCACCGGATCACACCCTGTTGACAGTCGTTGATACAGCAGGTCGTTTTGGTTTTTCCTTTCAAATTCAGGCTGATGGTTCATTGGCTTATAAACAACCGTATCATCACCTTCATCGTCATGACAGCCAAAGCAAAAGCGGAGGCGATGGCCTGGCTGTGGATGTCGAAGGTCGTTCCTATATTACGACGCATGTCGGTTTGCAAATTGTTGATCAACCGGGGCGAGTTCATTTGATTTTGGAGAAACCCCAAGAAGGTTGGTTATCCAATGCTGTTTTTGGCGGACCGGACTTGAATTATATCTACGTCACTATCACCGATAAAGTGTATCGTCGTAAAACCTCAACCCGTGGTTTTCTTCCTTTTCTTGATCCGATTAAACCTCCTAAACCACGCCTTTAATCTCTAGCAGAATCTAAACTATGAAACACCAATTATTGCGTGGAACGGGAGCTACTGTTTCCCGGGTTTGTCTCGGAACTATGACTTTTGGTCAGCAAGTTGATGAGGCCGAAGCTGGCCGGATCCTCGGAGCAGCTATGGATGGAGGAGTCAATTTTATCGATACGGCTGATGTATATGTGAATGGCGAATCGGAAATAATCACGGGAAATATTCTGAAAGGAAAGCGCGACCAGGTTGTCCTTGCCAGCAAGGTTGGATCGCCTAGTGAGGATGGGAATCCGCGAACGAGTGGTTTACATAAGTGGCACATTCTCAAAGGTGTGGAGGCATCGCTTAAGCGACTACAAACCGACTGCCTCGACATCCTGTATCTCCATCGGCCTGATCGAAACACGCCGGTTGAAGAAACCCTTGAAGCCTGCGACCAACTAACCCGGCAAGGGAAGGCTCTCTACATTGGTACTTCCAATCATTCTTCCTGGAAGATGATGGAGCTGGAGTTGAAAAGTAAGAACAGCGGCTATTCTCCACCCTGTGTGACTCAACTACCGTATAATTTAATAACCCGGGGCATCGAAGACGAGTGTCTCGAATATTGCGAAACACATAATATCGGCCTCGTTGTTTATAACGCTTTGGCTGGTGGACTTCTTACGGGAAAACATACCCCGGACAAGCCGGTGGTAGGATCACGTTTCGACTATTCGAAAATGTATTTTGACCGCTACTTCAATGGGTCCAATTTTCAGACAGTGGATGCTCTTCAACAAGTGGCGGCACACGCTGGAATCAGTTTAATCGAATTGTCTCTGCAATGGCTTTACTCACAAGCTCAGGTAGATTCAATTCTCCTCGGAGCCAGTCGAGTTGAGCAACTGGAGCAGAGTATCCATGCGCTGGATGGTAAGCTCGATCAGGAAGTCCTCGATGCCTGCGATCATGTCTGGAAGCAGGTCCGGGGGAATCATTTTAAATACTACCGATAGGTTTAAAGGCTTCGGACTCCCTTGGGAAATGGGTCAGTTTAACTTTTCGCAAACGGCATTCACAAACTCATCTGTACCTGCAGTTCCACCCAAGTCGCTTGTGATGGTCGATCCCTCGTGTAGTATTTCGGCGATAGCCTTGCGGATATTCAACGCGGCGGAGGTGAGTGCTGGATCGTTATTTTGGAGGCTCAGCCATTCGAGCATGCTGGCTCCGGATAAAATGGTGGCGATAGGGTTTGCCAGGTTTTTGCCAGCGATGTCAGGAGCGGAACCGTGGGATGCCTGGAAAAGAGCATGGTGATCTCCAATCTCTGAGGAGTCGGCTATGCCCAGGCCGCCGATGGTTGCGGCACCCAGGTCGGAAATGATATCGCCCAAAAGATTTTCGCTGACTATTACGTCGTAATAGCTCGGTCGCGTAACCAAATACATCGTAAGCGCATCAACCAAAGCATAGTCGACTTCGATTTCCGGATAGTCGGCCAGCACTTCATCGGCCACAGCGCGAAAGAAAGCGAATGATCGAAGTACATTGGACTTATCGCAAATGGTGACACGGTGCTTGCCATCTACCGGAGCTCCGTTGCGTATCATGCAGATTTCTGCCGCTTTTCGGACGATTCGCTCAACGCCTTTGCGCGTTATTTCCATGGTGTCCGATGCGCGAACTCCTGCTTCAACGATTCCCTTTCCACGTGAAGCGTACAGGCCTTCGGTGTTTTCGCGTACGATTACGTAGTCGATTTTTGGATCTCCTTTAAGAGGGCCATTGATTCCATCATACAGTTTAATGGGACGAATATTGGCGTATAGATCCAATTCGAATCGAAGTTTAAGGGTCGTATCCTGTCCCGCTTCCGTTCCGTCATTGTAAAGCACGTTGGGCAGTCCGGCTGCACCCAGAAGTATGGCATGGGCATTGCGGCAAGCTTCGATGGTTGTATCCGGCAGGGCGATTCCCGTTTTTAAGAAGTGATTTGCTCCAGCGGGATGGTCTTTGAAAACCATCTGACAACCTGCGGGAAGAGCATCTCGGATCACCTGGATCGTTGCTTGACAAACTTCCGGTCCGATACCGTCGCCGGGTACTACTGCGATATGGTAGGATTTCATTTAGGAGAGGCGATAAAACCGGTTAGCGTTTTGGGAAAAAGTTTGTTTCTTTCGTCGATCGAGAAACCTTTGGTGACTTCGAAGAACTGGGTCCAAATATCGAGGTAACTACAAGCCAGTCCATCGACGGGATAGTTGCTTGCGAACATGCAACGGTCGATGCCGAACGCTGCCAGGGTATCTTCAATGAGCGGCCGGACTGAGTCGACTGTCCAGTTTCTTTCAAACATACCGTAACCGGATAGCTTCACATACAGGTTGGGATGTGCGGCCAACCGACTCATCGCCGTTCGCCAGCCTTCCAAATGATCCGGTGTTCTTAATGCAGGGCATCCGTTATGGGTAAGAATGATGGGGAGGTCTGGATGTAGCTTGAGTAGCTCAATGGCCTCTTCGACTTGTTGGTAGTAAATCTGCAGTTCGAAGTGGATTCCGAATTTTTGGCAAAGCCCGACAGCTTCACGCCAAGCGGAGTTTTGAAGCTTCGTCGGCTTTGGGTTCAGAGGGTCAATCCAACCTTCGTGGACCACATCGCGAATTGCGCGAAAGTTAGCAAACTGACTGTGTTCGTCGAGGATGCGTTCGATGTGGTCTTCAGCGAAGTCAGCTTGAGCGACGATTCCGTGTGGAATACCCTGGCTGGATTCCGAATCGGATATGTTTTGTAGCCAGGCTGTTTCATCAACCGCCTGACAAGGATCGATGACCGCTTCAATATGAACTGTCCTTGTGACGTTTAAATCAACGATATCCTTTTGAAAGTCTTCAAGCAGGTAATTTTTTCGGATGGCAGCGTAGTCGCCGCAAACGCGTTCACCAAAGGAGTCCGTTAACCAGGGATAGTAATGTGCTTCCAGATCCCATAGGTGGTGGTGAGGATCTGTGATTTCCAGATCATGAATGGTGTTTGCCATACTGGAGCAGGGGAAGATTGAGGAAAATCGAGTTTTTGATCGCGGATTATGGAGGATAAAATTTTTTAACTAGAGTTTTAGCCCGTATCCCGATTTAACAAACGTTTTTTAGCATTCATTCTCAACCAATTGAAAACTTCATACCCAAAAGAACTACTATGATACATCGTATATCCTTGTTATTGTTACTTGCTATCATTCCGGCCTATGTCTTCGGAGGTGTATTTCCAACTTCGGTTGAAGTGGAAAAGAAAAAGGGAGCCAAGCCCAGAAATGTTATCTTCATTCTCACGGATGACCATCGTTTCGATGCCATGGGTTTCATGGGACACCCGTTCCTGAAAACGCCAGGGCTCGACCGCATCGCGGCTGAGGGTGTGCATTTGAAAAACGCTTTTGTAACAACCTCTCTTTGTTCACCGAGTAGGGCATCCATTCTTACGGGTCTTTACACCCATAAGCATCGTGTGATCGATAATTCTCGTGATGCTCCCGGCGACATCGTTTATTTTTCAGAATACCTCCAGAAAGCCGGATACAGTACCGCATTCTTGGGGAAGTGGCATATGGGAGGGGGCAATGATGAGCCTCGGCCTGGCTTTGACCATTGGATC
This portion of the Verrucomicrobiota bacterium genome encodes:
- a CDS encoding serine protease, which gives rise to MKNRFFTVLATLPMVLLLSPLGGIESPSSGPGDATKEVVGGVDAAIAEYPWMGALVFSSSEGNTRQFCGATAISPYWIMTAGHCVDDTITPENFKIVFGTADLENEATALVFYPKTILIHPDYINNYTKDNDIALVQLREPLPDSITKIHLSSDPQLELPGTTARLVGWGLTNTDFRVPRDTLKLQQVDMNIVSLEFANLPEYYDGRVHDNMITAGNFEPYYSSGSGDSGGPLLSYNYELDRWEQIGISNFGAGCDKPENPISAYARVSTHLKWINDILQNDFLSWAKEYDLPDLIYNEGDEHRPLMEYILGLDPTVIDHQQAQLASSNSSEDSTVRGKLRLRTSVPPINLRREWSRDLNEWSNVEVEHDGITKEIIPDSNLSEYHIPIASRNDEKGFYRIGHEDNRGIIHGPHTIRVGSTVKGLFNHGIEAYGLTRYDYIIDMLDSLRPIRITAESNIQQPFSIEVVELETGKQIFACSESGHPDSQTYPFSHTFWPEEGKQYLLRVSSLDWTLPQRFEIRVDHVGDLIDLNTFDPHIGYLTTEDHSYKRRNHFADTFLTELSADTNLKVEVRTDELDQILFIHDANTGELIHEVDQKPAGETESVLVRFDKNRLLTVSVASFNKNDTGEYVIQLSHFSEVSSIRPGEKTIGFINTTDRRTEINGNTYHLEEIDLVNLTIPEGVTTKLTGYDTYYPAYGVYNMTTQETVHTATARCDDKYFHFIPIPGDNYRLVIFAPTSRLGDNYELELIAGKASDEDFILSDTYSSKLQENTIPDETFHWQFIENLYKN
- a CDS encoding SMP-30/gluconolactonase/LRE family protein, with protein sequence MQILPLVSRICLLTLVCSIFLKAADDYVLGPDSMKQAGVPEGSIEKLFFNDSKIYPGTERDWWIYVPAQYDPSKPACLMVWQDGGSRVTRDGQWRVPVVFDNLIHKGDMPVTIGVFINPGVVPAPHENAEARYNRSFEYDGMGDRYARFLIEEMIPQVEAKYNISKDPNDRGIAGSSSGAIAAFGVAWNRPDAFRRVFSTVGTYVGLRGGDEYATLIRKTEPKPLRIFLQDGSNDLNIYAGGWWEANLDMLASLKFSGYEVTNAWGDGGHNSKHGGSILPDALRWLWKNYPSPIKAGNTENRRTHILIEGEDWELVSEGHQFTEGPATNTKGEVFFTDLRTSEIFKVDLEGKVSLFASETGNANGLMFGADGRLYACANGKKEIVAYTMDGKATTIVKGYPSNDIVVLPNGGYFTSPGEKKVYHFTFDGEVKVVDEGIEQPNGIMVSPDHTLLTVVDTAGRFGFSFQIQADGSLAYKQPYHHLHRHDSQSKSGGDGLAVDVEGRSYITTHVGLQIVDQPGRVHLILEKPQEGWLSNAVFGGPDLNYIYVTITDKVYRRKTSTRGFLPFLDPIKPPKPRL
- a CDS encoding aldo/keto reductase, whose translation is MKHQLLRGTGATVSRVCLGTMTFGQQVDEAEAGRILGAAMDGGVNFIDTADVYVNGESEIITGNILKGKRDQVVLASKVGSPSEDGNPRTSGLHKWHILKGVEASLKRLQTDCLDILYLHRPDRNTPVEETLEACDQLTRQGKALYIGTSNHSSWKMMELELKSKNSGYSPPCVTQLPYNLITRGIEDECLEYCETHNIGLVVYNALAGGLLTGKHTPDKPVVGSRFDYSKMYFDRYFNGSNFQTVDALQQVAAHAGISLIELSLQWLYSQAQVDSILLGASRVEQLEQSIHALDGKLDQEVLDACDHVWKQVRGNHFKYYR
- a CDS encoding isocitrate/isopropylmalate dehydrogenase family protein; translation: MKSYHIAVVPGDGIGPEVCQATIQVIRDALPAGCQMVFKDHPAGANHFLKTGIALPDTTIEACRNAHAILLGAAGLPNVLYNDGTEAGQDTTLKLRFELDLYANIRPIKLYDGINGPLKGDPKIDYVIVRENTEGLYASRGKGIVEAGVRASDTMEITRKGVERIVRKAAEICMIRNGAPVDGKHRVTICDKSNVLRSFAFFRAVADEVLADYPEIEVDYALVDALTMYLVTRPSYYDVIVSENLLGDIISDLGAATIGGLGIADSSEIGDHHALFQASHGSAPDIAGKNLANPIATILSGASMLEWLSLQNNDPALTSAALNIRKAIAEILHEGSTITSDLGGTAGTDEFVNAVCEKLN
- a CDS encoding amidohydrolase family protein, encoding MANTIHDLEITDPHHHLWDLEAHYYPWLTDSFGERVCGDYAAIRKNYLLEDFQKDIVDLNVTRTVHIEAVIDPCQAVDETAWLQNISDSESSQGIPHGIVAQADFAEDHIERILDEHSQFANFRAIRDVVHEGWIDPLNPKPTKLQNSAWREAVGLCQKFGIHFELQIYYQQVEEAIELLKLHPDLPIILTHNGCPALRTPDHLEGWRTAMSRLAAHPNLYVKLSGYGMFERNWTVDSVRPLIEDTLAAFGIDRCMFASNYPVDGLACSYLDIWTQFFEVTKGFSIDERNKLFPKTLTGFIASPK